Proteins from a single region of Polyangium spumosum:
- the dnaJ gene encoding molecular chaperone DnaJ, translating to MSQKRDFYEVLGLSKEASTDEIRKAYRAAALKNHPDRNPGDKEAEARFKEATEAYQVLSDDQKRARYDRFGHAGVEGMPDMGGQDIFTHFQDIFSELFGGFGGGGFGGQGQRRSRGPARGQDLRVEQRLTLREAMTGTKREVVLRTPVACEECQGSGAKPGTKRKTCGVCEGAGQVSTARGFVMFTQTCPECRGEGTVVKTPCTSCHGQGAVEKSRKVVVNFPAGIDAGQRLRVPGQGMPGALGGPSGDLYVDVDLVQDERFERDGADLVTRAVVSFATATLGGSSEIELPDESKVSVDIPAGTQPGEVITVRGKGMPRVDGRGRGSLQAVVQVQVPKQISARAQELLKELQAELGHEHEDEGAEAKAAATSS from the coding sequence ATGAGTCAAAAACGGGATTTTTACGAGGTCCTCGGGCTGTCGAAGGAAGCTTCGACCGACGAGATCCGCAAAGCGTACAGGGCGGCTGCCCTCAAGAACCACCCGGACCGCAACCCGGGCGACAAGGAAGCCGAGGCCCGCTTCAAAGAGGCCACCGAGGCTTACCAGGTCCTCTCGGACGACCAGAAGCGCGCTCGGTACGACCGCTTCGGCCACGCGGGCGTCGAAGGCATGCCCGACATGGGCGGCCAGGACATCTTCACGCACTTCCAGGACATCTTCTCCGAGCTGTTCGGCGGCTTCGGCGGAGGTGGCTTCGGCGGCCAAGGACAACGTCGCTCCCGCGGCCCGGCCCGCGGGCAGGACCTGCGCGTCGAGCAGCGCCTCACCTTGCGCGAGGCGATGACCGGAACGAAGCGCGAGGTCGTCCTGCGCACGCCCGTCGCCTGCGAGGAGTGCCAGGGCAGCGGCGCCAAACCCGGCACGAAGCGCAAGACGTGCGGCGTGTGCGAGGGCGCCGGCCAGGTGTCCACCGCGCGCGGGTTCGTCATGTTCACGCAGACCTGCCCCGAGTGCCGCGGCGAGGGCACGGTCGTCAAGACCCCGTGTACCTCGTGCCACGGCCAGGGCGCGGTCGAGAAGTCGCGCAAGGTCGTGGTGAACTTCCCCGCCGGCATCGACGCGGGCCAGCGCCTCCGCGTGCCCGGACAAGGCATGCCCGGCGCGCTCGGCGGCCCGTCCGGCGACCTCTACGTCGACGTCGACCTCGTGCAAGACGAGCGCTTCGAGCGCGACGGCGCCGACCTCGTGACGCGCGCCGTCGTCTCCTTCGCCACCGCGACGCTCGGCGGCTCGTCCGAGATCGAGCTGCCCGACGAGAGCAAGGTCAGCGTCGACATCCCCGCGGGCACGCAGCCCGGCGAGGTGATCACCGTGCGTGGCAAGGGCATGCCGCGCGTCGACGGCCGCGGCCGCGGCTCGCTCCAGGCGGTCGTGCAGGTCCAGGTGCCGAAGCAGATTTCGGCCCGCGCGCAGGAGCTCTTGAAGGAGCTCCAGGCCGAGCTCGGCCACGAGCACGAGGACGAGGGCGCCGAGGCCAAGGCGGCGGCGACCTCGTCCTGA
- a CDS encoding protease PrsW, with the protein MFVLQILLGLLALLAPVAFSVGFASRDQLRPSSPRSVVATFALGMLACVPAELLERALTGVLGPRKEVVGIDLAALVYAYLVAAPLEEGLKVAAATPAFRLRVGQHRPVDVIMYAAAAALGFMTLKSALFLIGRPFSLVDPARTALTTVAATSLATWWGFALGRDPQGRMGGGWFNGAWVLAAAGNAVAHHVAFARGPASVLATIPIIVAGAVIAVLGWRDVLARNAEKAKVEPREHEREREREPKKSRRHPLAPPSLKAIREAMKRSDRGISFFWIGLGMLVTTGVITAMLVGAVVLGRRLGFEFTAIDRDASNAIAPLLLLASAALLSFLFAGWIVARASAARSVLEPAISALLAIGGTIVLLGLAAPVAVVIALACAPLAFGLACLGAWLGLSDA; encoded by the coding sequence TTGTTCGTCCTCCAGATCCTCCTCGGCCTGCTCGCGTTGCTCGCGCCCGTCGCGTTCTCCGTGGGGTTCGCCTCGCGGGACCAGCTCCGACCGTCGAGCCCTCGCTCCGTCGTCGCGACGTTCGCGCTCGGCATGCTCGCGTGTGTGCCGGCGGAGCTGCTCGAGCGCGCGCTCACGGGCGTGCTCGGGCCTCGCAAGGAGGTCGTGGGGATCGATCTGGCGGCGCTCGTGTACGCCTACCTCGTGGCCGCGCCGCTCGAGGAGGGGCTCAAGGTCGCCGCGGCGACGCCCGCGTTCCGGCTGCGCGTGGGGCAACACCGGCCGGTGGACGTGATCATGTACGCGGCGGCGGCGGCGCTCGGGTTCATGACGCTGAAGAGCGCGCTGTTCCTGATCGGGCGGCCGTTCTCGCTGGTCGATCCGGCGCGCACGGCGCTCACGACGGTGGCGGCGACGAGCCTCGCGACGTGGTGGGGCTTCGCGCTCGGCCGTGATCCGCAGGGCCGCATGGGCGGCGGCTGGTTCAACGGCGCGTGGGTGCTGGCCGCGGCGGGCAACGCGGTCGCGCACCACGTGGCGTTCGCCCGAGGGCCGGCGTCGGTGCTCGCGACGATCCCGATCATCGTGGCCGGCGCGGTGATCGCCGTGCTCGGGTGGCGCGACGTGCTCGCGCGTAACGCGGAGAAGGCGAAGGTCGAGCCCCGCGAACACGAGCGCGAGCGCGAACGCGAGCCGAAGAAGTCGCGCCGCCACCCGCTCGCGCCGCCGTCGCTCAAGGCGATACGCGAGGCGATGAAGCGCTCGGACCGGGGGATCTCGTTCTTCTGGATCGGGCTCGGCATGCTCGTGACGACGGGCGTGATCACGGCGATGCTCGTGGGCGCCGTGGTGCTCGGGCGCAGGCTCGGCTTCGAGTTCACGGCGATCGACAGGGACGCGTCGAACGCGATCGCGCCGCTGCTCCTCCTGGCGAGCGCGGCGCTCCTGTCGTTCCTGTTCGCGGGGTGGATCGTGGCGCGCGCGTCGGCGGCGCGGAGCGTGCTCGAGCCGGCGATCAGCGCGCTGCTGGCGATCGGCGGGACGATCGTGTTGCTCGGGCTGGCGGCGCCGGTGGCGGTGGTGATCGCGCTGGCGTGCGCGCCGCTCGCGTTCGGGCTCGCTTGTCTCGGGGCTTGGTTGGGTTTGTCGGACGCTTGA
- a CDS encoding DNA gyrase inhibitor YacG, with amino-acid sequence MGASSRPVCPQCGREAVLGPENKARPFCSARCKMLDLERWFTGGYRVPGPPVDTSMLEGEGALREDDFDEAKGDEET; translated from the coding sequence ATGGGAGCGTCCTCCCGACCCGTTTGCCCCCAGTGCGGCCGAGAGGCCGTGCTCGGGCCCGAAAACAAGGCGCGGCCCTTCTGCTCGGCCCGGTGCAAGATGCTCGACCTGGAGCGCTGGTTCACGGGCGGCTACCGCGTGCCAGGCCCGCCCGTCGACACGAGCATGCTGGAGGGCGAGGGGGCGCTCAGGGAGGACGACTTCGACGAAGCGAAGGGAGACGAAGAAACGTGA